The Ooceraea biroi isolate clonal line C1 chromosome 11, Obir_v5.4, whole genome shotgun sequence genome includes a region encoding these proteins:
- the LOC105275288 gene encoding uncharacterized protein LOC105275288, with protein MRPDSRSVSFTFHREVLGPRNSPEMVRGTRNLRQRLQDRFDKERGSAGDDVKSAKSKTSKTLKESADRAWNNISLGNVSADSRRALRNGAEKLSRTISSVRTTFGTISQKFRSSTRRRQRLEEQQSPGACKMQTPQTRSRQLLGRTPTKLYSPFGIETPRHAWGKENDANATPVHASSPECNTRYIHCRPFRFARVKGFSVLR; from the exons ATGCGACCAGATTCGCGCAGCGTGTCGTTCACGTTCCACCGGGAAGTACTGGGCCCGCGGAACTCGCCGGAGATGGTGCGTGGCACGCGTAACCTGCGGCAGCGTCTACAGGACCGATTCGACAAGGAACGCGGATCGGCCGGCGACGACGTGAAATCGGCGAAGTCGAAAACATCGAAGACGCTGAAGGAATCTGCCGACCGTGCCTGGAACAACATCAGCCTCGGCAACGTATCCGCAGACTCGAGACGAGCGCTGCGAAACGGTGCCGAGAAACTGTCCAGGACGATATCGTCGGTGCGCACTACATTCGGCACGATATCTCAG aaATTCAGGAGTTCCACACGTAGACGCCAGCGATTAGAAGAACAACAGTCACCAGGCGCCTGCAAGATGCAGACACCACAGACTCGCTCTCGTCAGCTGCTGGGCCGTACCCCGACAAAGCTGTACAGCCCGTTTGGCATCGAGACGCCGAGACACGCCTGGGGCAAGGAGAACGATGCCAACGCGACACCGGTGCACGCCTCGTCGCCAGAATGCAACACGCGTTACATACACTGCAGGCCATTCCGTTTCGCGAGAGTGAAGGGATTCTCCGTGTTGAGATAA